GCGCGGCTCAAGATAGTGCGCGGCAGCCCGCGCAAGGATCAAGAGTTCCCGCTCGAAGATGGAAACAATCTGGTCGGCCGCTGGGATCCGGAGACCGGAGCATTCCCCGAAGTCGATCTCGATGCGGACGATCCGGAGGCCAAGATTTCCCGCAAACACGCACTGATCAGAATCGCGGATGGCAAAATCACCGTTGAGGATATTGGCAGCTTGAATGGCACTTACGTGAACCGGGGGGCCCGCTTGCAACCCGGCAGTCCCATCGAGCTCAAGACCGGTGACGAGATAATTATTGGCAAAACATTTTTGAAACTTACGGTAGATCCGATCTCTTGAACGCTGCCCGGCGTGGGAAGCGGAGTGCCGGCTGGCCCTGTCCGCAGAGTCATCGCCGGGGATCGATGATGCTGAATGAATCCGGGTGAGCCGCTTTCCGAGGGTCATCTCCTCGACAATCGATACCGAGTACGGAAGGTTCTCGGCGTGGGCGGTATGGGCCGGGTCTACCTGTCCAACGACACCCGCCTCGCTAATCGCCCCGTCGCCGTCAAGGAAATGATCCTGGGCGACGGCATCGCCGAGAAAAAAGCCGTTGAGGATTTCACCCGCGAGGCGACCGTGCTCGCGCGCCTGTCCCATCCCGGCATCCCGACGCTAATCGACCACTTCGCCGAAAACAGCCGCCACTACATGGTGATGGAGTTCGTGGCCGGCGGCGACCTCGAGAAGGTCATCCAGCAGTCGGGCGGCAAGCTCGGTGAAGACCGGACCCTGAGATGGGCGCGGCAGATTCTGTCGGTGCTGGAGTTCCTCCACGCGCAAAACCCGCCGATCGTTTATCGCGATCTCAAGCCCGGCAATATCATGATCGACAAGGACGGCCGCGCGATGCTTATCGACTTCGGAATCGCGCGATTTTTGCCCAAGGGTGGTCGCGCGACCCAGATCGGCTCGCCGGGCTATGCGCCTCCCGAACAGTACGCCGGCAATGTCGAGCCGCGCTCCGACCTCTATTCGCTCGCGGCGACCATGCACCATCTGCTAACCGGCCGCGACCCCGCACTGGAGCCGCCCTTCAGCTTTCCCCCGGTCAGGCAGCTGGCCGCCGAGGTCTCCAACGCCACGGCGGGAGCCGTTGATCGTGCGTTGAATCACGAAATCGCCAAACGCTTCCCGTCGTCCCGTGCGATGCTGGATGCGCTGCCCGAGCCCGCCCCGGAAGACAGCGCGCAGAATGGGCTTGCGAGCGGCCCGCTCCGCACGATGCAGACCGTCGTGTTGTCAAGCCCGATTAGTCCGGCCCCGCGCGCGGCGAGACCAAGCCCACCAACTCCCCGTTCGATCGCTGCGACGCCTCGCGCAGTGCCAACGCCCTCGTCCATAACCAACATGCCGACAGTGGTGCTGAACAATCCTTCACCAGTGGGTGTGAGTGCGCCGCCTGGAGTGGCCAACCCGTCCGAGACCCTACGGACCATCCGCCCGCCGGTCAAAAAGGCCATCGAGCTGGGGGTTCGGGCCAAGGCGCTGATCGAGCGGGGGCTGCGGTCAAAACTGGTAGCCTCGGTCATCCAACCGGCCCCTCCCGAGCCGCTTCCTTCTTCAACCGCAAAGACCCAGGAGCTCAAGAGTCCCACAAAGTCCCGCGCCGCGGGGAATATCGCAAGAACCGGCGACGCGCCCGCGGCCCGGACCGGCGCGCGATCCCCGACGCCGCGCAGCGCACCGGTGCGCCCGGCAGCAATCTTGCGGGAAGCGGATGGGAAGGAAACTTCGGGGGTCCGGGCGCGGTTGATCGTACGGGGTGACGAAACCGAATTTCAGCTCAACCTCGACCGCACCGTGATCGGCCGCTCGCAGGACCCGTCGGATGCCTTGGATGTCGACCTCGTGACGGTCAAGCGCGGCGTGGATAGGGTTTCGCGCCGTCACGCTGAAATTATCCGCCGTGGCCAGGACTTTTTTATCCGCGACCTCGGAAGCATGAACGGGACTTTCATCGCAGGACGGGGGAAGCTTGGGCGTGATCAGCTCTACCAGCTGAAAGATCGCGACCAAGTGATCCTGGGCGGTGCTATATTGCAGTTTAGAAGAGGATAGCGGCGCATGATCACCTGTCCCCAATGCGGTGAAGTCGCTCCGGATGACGCGAAATTCTGCGACCGCTGCGGCCAGGGACTGACCGGAGCGGCCTCCACCTCTGTCGCCGCCGCTTCGAAGCCCAGGCCGCTGGCGGTGGGCGCCACTCTCAAGGGCGGGTTCGAAGTCGTCGAGACGCTGCCGGGATCGTCGATTGAGAACCGTTATCGGGTAAGCCGCACCCAGGAAGGCAAAACCGAATTTTTTATCGTCCGCGAACGTCTGTCCGACCGGCGCGAAGACTCGGGCAAGGAAGAATCGCCCGATCCACCTCCTGCGGCCGCCCCCACCCCCGATCCTCACGGGCCGACGGCAAAAACCGCGGAGCTGAAGCCGCCGCCTGTCGTGCAGGCGTCTGCGCCCGGCGAGAGCGGCTCTGCCGAGGTGACAGCCGCCGAACCCACACCATCGGCGGAATCCGAGACCGCGGAGCCGCCGCCGGCGGCGAGCAACGGCGCGACTACCAAAGTGGAAGCCGCAGCCAGTCTCGTAGAAGAAGCGGTCGCGCCGGCCACCGGACAAACATTACCCTCCCAGAGTGAAGATGACCTCGGAGAAGTATTCGGCCGGGTGCTGGCGCTATCGCTCACGCTGAATCATCCGGCCTTTCAGCGTGCCATCGAGGGCTTTGCGCGGGATGGACGCGTGTATCTCGTCTATCAAGATGAAGACCTGACCGCCCTGCATCGCGGTTCTTCCAAAACCAGCGAGGCCGAAGCGATCGCCGCCACCGTCCAGGTGTGCCAGGCGATTGCTTTCGTTCATCGCCGCGGCTTGCGCCTCAATGACATCTGCCCGCAGTCACTCGCGGTCACCAGAGGCGGCAGAATCAAGCTGACCGGACTTGACTACGTCAGCAATGACAACGAATTGCAGGCCGAACCGATTTTCAACGACGGGTACACCGCGCCGGAAATCTATCGCGGCAAACGGGTCGACAAGCGCGCGGACATCTTTTCCGCCGGCGCATTGCTCTACACTTGGCTGACCGGAGAGCGGCTGGAAAGCGAGAGCTGGCGTGAGGAGGCCGGGGTGGTGAGGTTCTATCCGCCCCACGTCGTGACGCCCGACCTCGAACAGGCCGTGCGGCGGGCGCTGCTGTTCGACACCAAGGACCGCTGGGAGACCATCGACGACCTCAAGACCGAGTTGATAAGGCTGCTCGGCCTTATCCAGGTCAGCGCCGCAGTGCTGAGCGACGTCGGGATGGTACGCGAGCATAACGAGGACGCCGTGATTGCGGCTGAATACCGGCGAGACTCGCTCGTCGAACCAGCGGAGAATCACTTGTATGCGGTCTGCGATGGCATGGGCGGTGCCGAGGCCGGAGAGATTGCTGCGGCAATTGCCGTTACGACGATCCGCGGCTATGTTCAGGCACGACTTGCGGGAGCCGATATGTTGGACCCTTGCAAGCTAATGGTCGCGGCCCTCGAAGAAGCAAATTCGAAGATCATCGAATATCAGACGGCTCATCCCGAATCGCGCGGGATGGGTTCCACGGGGGTTACCGCGTTGGTGCGGCCGCCAGAGGTCGCGTTGGCCTGGGTCGGTGACAGCCGTGCGTACCTTCTTGAAGGGGGAGTGCTCAAGCAGGTGACCAAGGATCATTCGCTGGTTCAACGCCTGGTCGAGATTGGCCAGATCAGCGCCGAAGAAGCGAAGCATCACGAGCACAAGAATGTGATCACCCGATCGCTCGGGGCGCGCCAGAGCGGTGCGGCGGGGGCGGAAAGCATCGCGCTCAAGCTCAGACGCGGCGATCGGATACTGCTGTGCAGCGACGGACTTACCGCTCACGTTGACGACCCCGACATCGCGAAAATTCTGCGCCGGCACGGCAGTCCCGCCGAGGCCGCGCGCGAGCTGATAGCCGCTGCCAATGCCGGCGGTGGTACGGACAACATCTCGGTGGCGGTGGTGTTCGCGAATTAGAGATGGTTGATACGGCAAATCCCGTGACCGGCCCGCTCGAGACGGGCACCGTCCTCCAGGGCCGCTACGCAATCGAGCGGCTGCTCGGCGGCGGCGGCATGGGAATGGTCTACCTCGCTCGCGATCAGCGCCTGGCCAACCGCCCCTGCGCGATCAAGGAGATGGTCGATCATTTTATCGACCAGGCGCAGCGTATCGAGGCCAACGAGTACTTCGCGCGCGAGGCTGACACGCTCGCCCAGCTCAAGCATCAGGCGATTCCCGCTATCACGGATCGGTTCGACGACAAGAACCGGCACTACCTGGTGATGGAGTATGTCGAGGGGCGCAATCTCGAAGAGGAGATGGCGGCGCGCAGAGGTCCACTGCCGGAAGGGCTGATCGTCGACATCGCGCGCCAGCTCTGCGACGTGCTGTCCTACCTGCACGGGCACGAGCCTCCCGTAATCTACCGCGACATGAAGCCTTCGAACGTGATGGTCACGCCGAAGGGACGCGTGGTCCTGATCGATTTCGGGATCGCGAGGCTGTTCAAGGGCGCGCGCAAGGGCACCATGATCGGGACGCTCGGGTTTGCGCCGCCCGAGCAGTACCAGGGCAATGTCGATCCGCGCAGCGACATTTACTCGCTGGGCGCCACGCTGCATTACGCGCTGACGGGGCGCGACCCGGAAAAGTTCCCGCCGTTTGCGTTTCCCAAGGTCAGGGAACTGCGCCCCGAGACTTCCTCGAACCTGGCCGGGGCAATCGACGCCGCCCTCAGCTATGAGGCGACCAACCGCCCGGCCAACGTTCAGCAATTCCGCGACATGATGCTGTACGGGACCGGGCTGCCGACCTCCGGCGGTCTGGGAGTAAGCGCGCGCAGCGGCACTGCGGACCTGTCGTTGATAGCCCAGAACTTCGAGCCGACCGCGATGCTGCGCGCGCGCCGGCCGCGGAGCGCCGCGCGCCGCGCCGTGTCGTTCCTGATCTTTTGCGTGATTCTCGGCGGCATCGCCTTCGGTTCGACCTACATCTATTCCGACCCGCAGCTCCAGTCGCGGCTTGGGATCAAGGACTACATCGATGCTCTCCCGTGGAAACACGAGGAAAGCGTCGCGAAGGCGCGCTCGCATCCGCTCGACTTCGAACAACTGACCCTGGCCTTGTCAACGCGCGAGGGCACCGCAATCGCCGCGCCGCAGGCATCGTTCAACGACACCGACCTGACCAACGCGCGCTACCTCAAATGGACTGCGACCTTCAAGAATGCCTTGGCCGGGCTGGAGGGACGATCGGAAAAAGTCGAGGCGCGCTTCTACGACCCGAATGGACTACAGATCGCCTCGAGCGCCGCCGACATGTTTATCGGCCCGGCGCAGAAGACCGCAGAATTCTCCGGCGTCGCGCTGATGCCGACCATGACCGACAAGCCGCCGGGTCAGTACAAGGTCGGGCTGTATGCGAACAATGATCTGCTCGGCCAAAACGCCTTTGCGGTCACTCAGGATTTCGCGGCACGGAAGAAAGCCGAAGCGGAAGAGGCCGCCAGCACGGCTGCCGAAAAGGCCGACGAGCAAAAGCGCAAGGATGAAGCGCGCAAGCTCGCGATGATCGACGAGCGCCGTCGCAAACCGCTGGAACTCCGCGAGATCGAATTTCTGAATACCACCAAGACCGGCACCCCGCTGTCGGGCTCCGCGACCTCGTTCGAGGCATCCAAGGTGCTGTTCGTGGGCTGGCAGGTCTCTTTCGATAATCGGCTCTATGGGCTCGAGCCCGGGCAATATCGAGTCGATGCGGCTTATGTGGCGCCCGATGGACGCACGCTGGGCAGCGTCAACGATTGGCAGAACGTCTCCACCAATCAGAGGATCGCCACTTTCAGCGGCCGGGTGGGCAATTCCCGGGGCGGAGCGTTTCTGCCGGGAACTTACACCGTAAACTTTTATCTAAACGGCCAGTATTTCGGGCAGCGCCGATTCCGCGTGGTCTCGGATACCGCATCCAATCCGAGCGCCGGCTCGGGAGGATTCCCCGGTGGATACGGTCTTCCCGGCGGGAGCGGCGGCAGCGGATTCAGCGGCGGCTTGAGCTCGACCGGACCGGATCTCTTTGGTGCCACCGTCGCGACCGGTACCATTACGGGCCTGCCCGGCGGCGGGCATCCGGACCTGGAACTGCGCCTGCGTCCGCAGCCCAATGGATTTCTGCACGGTGAGATGGTGATTCATCAGAACGGATTCGGCCCCACCCAGATCGAAGGCTTCACCCGATCCTTGTCGGATGGTGAACACATGCAATTCCAAGTGCCGTACGGCTCCGAGACCTATTATTTCGAAGGCAAGCGCCACGGCGACACCCTGGCGGGCACCTTCGAGTCGTCGCCCTCGGGCGAGCGTGGCACCTGGAACGCGCAAGCCAACTGAGCTCGCGCTGCCCCCGCTCAGGCCCCCTGCAGCATCCGGCTTGTCAGATAAATCACCAGCATACCCACCGCCATGGCCACGGCCACCAGCGGCGAGTCGTGTTCTTTCGCCTCGGGCAGCAGATCGGAAGCGCCGATGTAGAGAAACGAGCCCGCAAAGAAGGCGAGCATCCAGGGCAGAACTCCGCTGAGCGGCACCAGTAAAGTCGCAGAGGCACCGAGCACCGGCGCGATCATGTCGAGGATGAGCCAGAGCCTGGCGCGTCCCACCGAATTCCCGTGCGCGAGGATGACCGTCACGGTGTTGAGGCCGTCACTGAGATCGTGCGCGATTACTCCAAGCGCGATCAGCAGGCCCACCTGCATGCTGCTCTGGAAGCCGGCGCCTATCGCAATTCCGTCCAGGAAACTGTGGAACGTCAGGCCCGCAGCGGACAACGCGCCGAGTTCCTGCTCGTGGGTAGTCAGCGCGTGCTCATGTTCCCGCGCTCGATGCATCGCCGTGTAGCGCTCGAGGCCGAAGAAGGCCAGGAATCCGAGCCCTGCTAGGGGCATATATGAAGCTCCGCCCGGCAATTCAAAGATCTCGGGCAGGATGTCGAACAACGCCACCGCCAGGACGGCTCCCGAGCTGAAGCCCAGCAGCAGATGAAGGCGATCGCGAAAGCGCACTGCTGCCAAACCGCCGAATCCGGTCGAAACCAGAGTGGCCGAGGCGAAAACGATGGGTACCAGTTGCATGCTGGGAAGCGCTGCCGGGCTCATCGATTAATCGACTCGCGACTCGCGAAGCAAGCAGAACACCTCGCCGCTGTTTCGGATGCGCGCAATCAGCAAGCAGTGGCCCACGCGAGCACGCTCGCGACGAACTCGGCTTTCTGCGCGGAATAGTCTGACGGGTTCTGGTACGGTCGGCTGGCCAGCAACCGCTTGAGGTTCAGGTAGTGGCGCGCGGGCTCCTCGTGATGTCGAAGAAAGTCTCGAAAGGTGATCGGGTCGCGCCACTGCTGCGAATCAAACTTGACGATGTGGAGGTGGCTGGTGCGAGTTGTCCGGTGCCTGGTTCCAGACGGCTGGTTAAAGAAGCGCCGGTTGGGAATCCGGGCCTCGACGTCCGGCCGATGCTCCCATCCAGCGGCGACCAGCGAGGCAATGACCGGGCCATCAATCTCCCCGAGTTCGCGCACCCCCGCAAGAATGTCGATGGTAGGAACCGCCGTCATTCCAGGTAGCGCGGTACTTCCCACGTGCTCGAACGCAACGATCATCGGCAAATGAAGTTGGAGTGACCGAACCGCATTTTGGTAGAGCTTGGGCCAACTCGGATTGTACGCGACCAGTTCGAACTTCCACAGCACCCCATCAGGCTAGCACACCTGCACAATCGGAGGTCGCAGCAGCTTGCCAGCGCCGTATCACCCATCTGACCCTCGGCGTCGGTGCGCAACCGGCGCACACCCACACGTCCGGCGAGCTGGTATGGTGTCCGCTGCCCATGCTCCTTAATCGCGCGATCTGCTCTCTCATGGTGCCCTCGTCCGGGGCTCAGGGCTCGAACGGTATCAGAGGCGCAAGCGGCGTATGAGTCAGTTTGGCTTAGAGAAATGGCAGCGCTGCTGACAGTGCGACCGCCCATTCGTCCAGGCAGGGTGCGGCTCGTCACCGAACCGTTTGCTGGAGCAGTAGTGCGAGTTGATTGACATCGATCGGTTTTACAAGATGATGGTCGAAGCCCGCTTCTTTGGATCGAAGTCGGTCTTCGGACTGGCCGTATCCGCTTATCGCGACCAGGTAAATCTGCTTGCCCTCATCATGCGCCCGAATCTTGCGCGCCAGCGCATAGCCGTCAAATCCAGGCAGGCCCACGTCGAGGAGGCCTACATCCGGCCGAAAGCTAAGCGCGGCGTGAAGCCCACTTGGACCATCATGTGCCGTCTGAACCTCGTGACCGTCGTTCGTGAGCTGGATACTGAGCATCTCGCGCACGTCGTCATTGTCCTCCACGACGAGCACCCGTCGGGGACGAGGCACGGCAGTTATTAGTGGAGCCTGCTCACCAACGTTAGTATTCGGAGCGGGTACAGCAGGCAAGCGCACGGTAAGGGTGCTTCCCATTCCAACTCGGTTGGTCGCTGCTTGAACAGTTCCTCCGTGAAGCTCTACGATGCGTCGCACGAGCGTGAGCCCAATGCCAAGCCCTCCCTGCGATCGATCGAGGCTCCGCTCGCCCTGGACGAAGAGATCAAAGATCTTTGGAAGGATATCTGCCGCAATGCCTACCCCCGTATCCTTGACCTCGAGTAACGCGTAGGGACCCTCGTTGCGCACACTAACAGTAATCGTCCCTCCTGCCGGCGTGAACTTCAGCGCGTTGCCGACCAGATTCGTGACGATCTGTTCGACGCGCGTTTGATCAGCGTTGATCCACACGCGCTGTCCACTGAGTGTCAATTGATGACGGTCCATCACACCACGTGTGCGCAATGCTTCAATCGTTCCCTCCACGACTTCACTCAACTCGAGCGGTCGCAGGGTGAGGCGCATCCTCGCGCTGGTCACACGGCTGGCGTCGAGAAGATCGTCTACAATGTGTGATAGCTGATCGAGCTGCCGGCCGATCACCGCTCGCGCACGCGCCGCATGATCGGACGATAGTTCTCCAAGGTCGAGTATTCGGACGGCACTCGCCAGCGCCCCGAGGGGATTGCGAAGCTCGTGGCCCAACATCGCCAGAAACTCATCCTTTGCATGTGCCGCTGCCTGGATTGCTTCCTCGGCGCGTTTACGCTGGGTAATGTCACGAGCGATCTTCGATGCGCCGATGATCGCGCCACCTTCATCGATGATCGGTGAAACACTCAGCGAAACGTCGATCAGGCTCCCATCCTTGCGGCGACGCACGGTTTCATAGTGATCGATGCGTTCCCCGCGTCTGATGCGCTCGAGAATCGTGGGTTCCTCGTCGGCTCGGTCCGTGGGAATGAGGATAGTTATGGACTTGCCGATAACTTCATCGGGGGTGTAGCCAAAAATGTTCTGCGCACCTCGGTTCCAGCTCGTTATGATGCCGTTGAGGTCTTTGCTGAGGATTGCGTCGTCGGATGACTGGACGATTGCCGACAGCCTGGCGTTAATCACCTCCGCCTCTTTGCGTGCGGTGATGTCCTGGAACCTCAGAAGAATGAGGCGCTGCGAATCGCGTGGCAAAGAAAACGAACGGGCGCCGAGCATCAGCGTCCGGCGTCCGTACTGTGGAAAGTAGTGTTCGACTTCGAAGGGCCTGAATTCGCTCCCGTCAGCCAACATCTCCCGTAATTGCGTCCTTAATCGCGCGAGGTCGAAAGCACCGTTCGCCAGCCCGCCGAGCGAGACACTCTGCAGCGATTCGCGAGTGATGCCGAACATCTCATAGAACGCCCGATTGGCGGTCAGTAGACGTACCTCCTCGCCGACGACGAGCAGCGGATCAGTCCCCGTGTTGAGGATCGCCTTGGTGTATTCGCGCT
The Candidatus Binataceae bacterium genome window above contains:
- a CDS encoding GrpB family protein, coding for MLWKFELVAYNPSWPKLYQNAVRSLQLHLPMIVAFEHVGSTALPGMTAVPTIDILAGVRELGEIDGPVIASLVAAGWEHRPDVEARIPNRRFFNQPSGTRHRTTRTSHLHIVKFDSQQWRDPITFRDFLRHHEEPARHYLNLKRLLASRPYQNPSDYSAQKAEFVASVLAWATAC
- a CDS encoding Stp1/IreP family PP2C-type Ser/Thr phosphatase, whose amino-acid sequence is MITCPQCGEVAPDDAKFCDRCGQGLTGAASTSVAAASKPRPLAVGATLKGGFEVVETLPGSSIENRYRVSRTQEGKTEFFIVRERLSDRREDSGKEESPDPPPAAAPTPDPHGPTAKTAELKPPPVVQASAPGESGSAEVTAAEPTPSAESETAEPPPAASNGATTKVEAAASLVEEAVAPATGQTLPSQSEDDLGEVFGRVLALSLTLNHPAFQRAIEGFARDGRVYLVYQDEDLTALHRGSSKTSEAEAIAATVQVCQAIAFVHRRGLRLNDICPQSLAVTRGGRIKLTGLDYVSNDNELQAEPIFNDGYTAPEIYRGKRVDKRADIFSAGALLYTWLTGERLESESWREEAGVVRFYPPHVVTPDLEQAVRRALLFDTKDRWETIDDLKTELIRLLGLIQVSAAVLSDVGMVREHNEDAVIAAEYRRDSLVEPAENHLYAVCDGMGGAEAGEIAAAIAVTTIRGYVQARLAGADMLDPCKLMVAALEEANSKIIEYQTAHPESRGMGSTGVTALVRPPEVALAWVGDSRAYLLEGGVLKQVTKDHSLVQRLVEIGQISAEEAKHHEHKNVITRSLGARQSGAAGAESIALKLRRGDRILLCSDGLTAHVDDPDIAKILRRHGSPAEAARELIAAANAGGGTDNISVAVVFAN
- a CDS encoding PAS domain S-box protein, which produces MADYPRSIEPVRFDPIGILDTIDVPVVVVNRDLTIACFNRAAAGSFRLNSSDLDRPAGAVAGLASLRDLERWCAQASLAGMPSRHDFRYEDLTFVLRIAPYAKYNHEIGGNVLTFMNVTAFRASIDEAIHEREYTKAILNTGTDPLLVVGEEVRLLTANRAFYEMFGITRESLQSVSLGGLANGAFDLARLRTQLREMLADGSEFRPFEVEHYFPQYGRRTLMLGARSFSLPRDSQRLILLRFQDITARKEAEVINARLSAIVQSSDDAILSKDLNGIITSWNRGAQNIFGYTPDEVIGKSITILIPTDRADEEPTILERIRRGERIDHYETVRRRKDGSLIDVSLSVSPIIDEGGAIIGASKIARDITQRKRAEEAIQAAAHAKDEFLAMLGHELRNPLGALASAVRILDLGELSSDHAARARAVIGRQLDQLSHIVDDLLDASRVTSARMRLTLRPLELSEVVEGTIEALRTRGVMDRHQLTLSGQRVWINADQTRVEQIVTNLVGNALKFTPAGGTITVSVRNEGPYALLEVKDTGVGIAADILPKIFDLFVQGERSLDRSQGGLGIGLTLVRRIVELHGGTVQAATNRVGMGSTLTVRLPAVPAPNTNVGEQAPLITAVPRPRRVLVVEDNDDVREMLSIQLTNDGHEVQTAHDGPSGLHAALSFRPDVGLLDVGLPGFDGYALARKIRAHDEGKQIYLVAISGYGQSEDRLRSKEAGFDHHLVKPIDVNQLALLLQQTVR
- a CDS encoding FHA domain-containing protein, whose translation is ARLKIVRGSPRKDQEFPLEDGNNLVGRWDPETGAFPEVDLDADDPEAKISRKHALIRIADGKITVEDIGSLNGTYVNRGARLQPGSPIELKTGDEIIIGKTFLKLTVDPIS
- a CDS encoding protein kinase, with the translated sequence MVDTANPVTGPLETGTVLQGRYAIERLLGGGGMGMVYLARDQRLANRPCAIKEMVDHFIDQAQRIEANEYFAREADTLAQLKHQAIPAITDRFDDKNRHYLVMEYVEGRNLEEEMAARRGPLPEGLIVDIARQLCDVLSYLHGHEPPVIYRDMKPSNVMVTPKGRVVLIDFGIARLFKGARKGTMIGTLGFAPPEQYQGNVDPRSDIYSLGATLHYALTGRDPEKFPPFAFPKVRELRPETSSNLAGAIDAALSYEATNRPANVQQFRDMMLYGTGLPTSGGLGVSARSGTADLSLIAQNFEPTAMLRARRPRSAARRAVSFLIFCVILGGIAFGSTYIYSDPQLQSRLGIKDYIDALPWKHEESVAKARSHPLDFEQLTLALSTREGTAIAAPQASFNDTDLTNARYLKWTATFKNALAGLEGRSEKVEARFYDPNGLQIASSAADMFIGPAQKTAEFSGVALMPTMTDKPPGQYKVGLYANNDLLGQNAFAVTQDFAARKKAEAEEAASTAAEKADEQKRKDEARKLAMIDERRRKPLELREIEFLNTTKTGTPLSGSATSFEASKVLFVGWQVSFDNRLYGLEPGQYRVDAAYVAPDGRTLGSVNDWQNVSTNQRIATFSGRVGNSRGGAFLPGTYTVNFYLNGQYFGQRRFRVVSDTASNPSAGSGGFPGGYGLPGGSGGSGFSGGLSSTGPDLFGATVATGTITGLPGGGHPDLELRLRPQPNGFLHGEMVIHQNGFGPTQIEGFTRSLSDGEHMQFQVPYGSETYYFEGKRHGDTLAGTFESSPSGERGTWNAQAN
- a CDS encoding protein kinase, coding for MNPGEPLSEGHLLDNRYRVRKVLGVGGMGRVYLSNDTRLANRPVAVKEMILGDGIAEKKAVEDFTREATVLARLSHPGIPTLIDHFAENSRHYMVMEFVAGGDLEKVIQQSGGKLGEDRTLRWARQILSVLEFLHAQNPPIVYRDLKPGNIMIDKDGRAMLIDFGIARFLPKGGRATQIGSPGYAPPEQYAGNVEPRSDLYSLAATMHHLLTGRDPALEPPFSFPPVRQLAAEVSNATAGAVDRALNHEIAKRFPSSRAMLDALPEPAPEDSAQNGLASGPLRTMQTVVLSSPISPAPRAARPSPPTPRSIAATPRAVPTPSSITNMPTVVLNNPSPVGVSAPPGVANPSETLRTIRPPVKKAIELGVRAKALIERGLRSKLVASVIQPAPPEPLPSSTAKTQELKSPTKSRAAGNIARTGDAPAARTGARSPTPRSAPVRPAAILREADGKETSGVRARLIVRGDETEFQLNLDRTVIGRSQDPSDALDVDLVTVKRGVDRVSRRHAEIIRRGQDFFIRDLGSMNGTFIAGRGKLGRDQLYQLKDRDQVILGGAILQFRRG
- a CDS encoding ZIP family metal transporter, encoding MSPAALPSMQLVPIVFASATLVSTGFGGLAAVRFRDRLHLLLGFSSGAVLAVALFDILPEIFELPGGASYMPLAGLGFLAFFGLERYTAMHRAREHEHALTTHEQELGALSAAGLTFHSFLDGIAIGAGFQSSMQVGLLIALGVIAHDLSDGLNTVTVILAHGNSVGRARLWLILDMIAPVLGASATLLVPLSGVLPWMLAFFAGSFLYIGASDLLPEAKEHDSPLVAVAMAVGMLVIYLTSRMLQGA